The Thermodesulfovibrionales bacterium DNA window TGATCTACGCCAGGCTCGGCACCGGCAGGACGCACCAGATCAGGGTCCATTTTGCGTCTATCGGGCATCCGGTCGTCGGCGACAGGACGTACGGCCACAAGACGGTGATCGAAAAGGGGAAAGAAACGATAGCGGTCCCCCGCCAGATGCTCCATGCGGAGACTCTGGGGTTTCAGCACCCGGTCACCGGTGAGTACCGCGAATTCTCCAGCCCTCTCCCTGCTGATATGCAGGCGGTGCTTGATGCGCTGTGTGATGATAATAAGCGGTAGAGCATATGCCGGCAGGGGATAATGTGCCGACCCGTTGGATGTCGAATTTACAGTTTCAGAAGCGTCAATCCCGATGCAGCGTCGAATTCCCTTGTTGCTGTAACTCCCTTGATTTCGAGAATTACCGCCTCAAGCACGAGGAACGTCTCTGACCGTTCCCTCACACAGCCGACCTTCACGGAATCCCTCTTACCGAACGCACCATGGAAATGAATCTTCGGCTCGTCACCCTGGTAAAATATGGTACCGAAACCGACGGTCTCGTGACTTTCCCCGAGTTCCTTCCAGACGGGTATGGGCGGCATCTCTTCCTCTTCAGGACCTACTACTATCTTTGCATCCCGCATTCCACCGACGAGGTAAAAGGCGGCAGCCCTTATATCCTCCTTCTTCGCTATGGTTATGAGATTGCCGAGCACGTCTTCTCTATCTTCGAATCGGGCAACAACAACCCTTCCGATATGACCGGCTTGGTA harbors:
- a CDS encoding DUF296 domain-containing protein, whose translation is MQYQAGHIGRVVVARFEDREDVLGNLITIAKKEDIRAAAFYLVGGMRDAKIVVGPEEEEMPPIPVWKELGESHETVGFGTIFYQGDEPKIHFHGAFGKRDSVKVGCVRERSETFLVLEAVILEIKGVTATREFDAASGLTLLKL